In the genome of Paenibacillus pabuli, one region contains:
- a CDS encoding MurR/RpiR family transcriptional regulator — protein sequence MEMNDRINTYYPSMTKSEQKVARCVQDNPDNIIYFSVTELADFAGTGETTVMRFCRKIGFKGYQDFKLMLAQGLPKRQNQPDGEQGEDDYADRLYALMVGVLQSSLGMLDRSQLEQAVKCLDSARHVQFFGVGSSGITAMDAKNRFLRIGRRAEANSDSHIQSMMAVTMGEGDVAFGISVSGSTLDTNDMLMKAKQNGAKVIAMTNYAKSPIASIADILLLTAGKESPLEGGSVGAKISQLFIIDLLCQGLERQHAEETKKMKELTARAVIDRIY from the coding sequence ATGGAGATGAATGACCGAATTAATACGTATTATCCTTCCATGACCAAGTCGGAGCAGAAGGTGGCCCGGTGCGTACAAGACAATCCGGATAATATCATCTATTTTTCTGTGACTGAGCTAGCTGATTTTGCTGGTACCGGAGAGACCACGGTGATGCGATTCTGCCGTAAAATCGGGTTTAAAGGCTATCAGGATTTCAAGCTGATGCTGGCTCAAGGACTGCCGAAACGGCAGAACCAGCCAGACGGCGAGCAGGGAGAGGACGATTATGCCGACCGTTTATATGCTTTGATGGTGGGTGTGCTGCAATCCAGCCTGGGTATGCTGGATCGGAGCCAGTTGGAGCAGGCAGTAAAGTGTCTGGACAGCGCACGACATGTGCAATTCTTCGGCGTGGGCTCGTCAGGCATTACCGCCATGGATGCCAAGAACCGCTTTCTGCGTATCGGGCGGCGTGCGGAAGCGAATTCCGACAGTCATATCCAGTCCATGATGGCGGTAACGATGGGAGAAGGTGATGTCGCTTTTGGCATCAGCGTGTCAGGCAGTACGCTGGATACCAACGATATGCTGATGAAGGCCAAACAAAACGGGGCTAAAGTGATCGCCATGACGAACTATGCCAAATCCCCCATCGCTTCGATTGCGGATATCTTGCTCTTGACCGCCGGGAAGGAGTCTCCCCTCGAGGGAGGCTCGGTAGGAGCCAAAATCTCTCAGTTGTTTATTATTGACTTGCTCTGTCAGGGACTGGAGCGACAGCATGCAGAAGAGACCAAAAAAATGAAGGAATTAACGGCCAGGGCGGTTATCGACCGTATTTATTGA
- a CDS encoding membrane-associated protease 1 has protein sequence MGFVLKVEGSETIELGMDNIRTVVYDTDTPDDSNARSTDVGATLRISGKIITATDGDNADDTMKLALWSLVPAEKADCYRKVTLEVVAADQVVRKIYLPNAFVVDYTERFGDTEGVGEFSLFIKQKKDKTEFTKIEGGFPV, from the coding sequence ATGGGTTTTGTATTGAAAGTAGAAGGCTCAGAAACAATCGAATTGGGAATGGATAATATCCGTACAGTTGTGTATGACACGGATACACCAGATGATTCCAACGCTAGATCCACAGATGTAGGCGCAACACTTCGCATCAGCGGCAAAATTATCACTGCAACTGACGGTGACAATGCAGATGACACGATGAAACTTGCTTTGTGGTCCCTCGTGCCTGCTGAAAAAGCGGATTGCTACCGCAAAGTAACCCTGGAAGTGGTTGCAGCAGATCAAGTGGTACGTAAAATTTACTTGCCTAACGCATTTGTTGTGGATTACACAGAGCGTTTCGGTGATACCGAAGGCGTAGGTGAGTTCAGCCTGTTCATCAAACAGAAAAAAGACAAAACTGAATTCACTAAAATTGAGGGCGGCTTCCCTGTATAA
- a CDS encoding J domain-containing protein: MKDYYAVLGVEREASPEEIKKAYRQLAKKFHPDVNGGDVQAEARFKQVHEAYSTLGNSELRAAYDQKLRTGRNTGQAKESASDTARSSKGNAKSGSANAEKVWSDPSRMQEQFEQFFGYHPKGKESPNGGKAGPNKGMDMSAMFDRYFGVRKK, from the coding sequence ATGAAAGATTATTATGCCGTGCTTGGTGTAGAACGTGAAGCTTCTCCGGAGGAGATCAAGAAGGCTTATCGTCAATTGGCGAAGAAGTTTCACCCGGATGTAAACGGGGGAGATGTACAGGCAGAAGCGCGTTTCAAGCAAGTGCATGAGGCATACAGTACACTCGGAAATTCCGAGCTTAGAGCAGCTTATGATCAGAAGCTTCGCACTGGACGTAATACAGGTCAAGCGAAGGAATCAGCATCCGATACAGCCAGATCCAGTAAAGGCAATGCGAAGTCCGGGAGTGCAAATGCCGAGAAGGTATGGTCGGATCCGTCGCGGATGCAGGAACAGTTCGAACAATTTTTTGGCTATCACCCCAAAGGCAAGGAAAGTCCAAACGGTGGCAAAGCCGGTCCCAATAAAGGAATGGATATGTCCGCCATGTTTGACCGATATTTCGGAGTTCGAAAAAAGTAG
- a CDS encoding VWA domain-containing protein: MILIKCKKILLSLLVISILIPAGNIGSIYAESSVKTHAYEGLDAMFVLDVSYSMNETDKDRIAEEVIHMFMDMSSGPKTRLGFVAYNDQITSSVPLMDISSSGARNNLRSRVDGLKRSGYTDLGLGLRRGASLLEQSQTDKRKPFMILLSDGETDLRGSSSRTPADSSKDVDKVIEMAQKADYPIYTVGLNRDGTVNPAELERIAQETGGSSFITGSADDLPEIFNRIFADQIQSVLVSVAAVTATGAMQEVTVDIPNSSMADANIIMLSDHAVSEAQLYYQSSNVSFIRSDKYALMKIIRPVKGQFKLKFKGRSGDLVKINLLGNYNVSAVAHMATEQPVKGKSITFEASLYDQAVDPKPIQDLNVYKGLEAELIVTPSDGKTERIPLTNTGSGFTGKYTFPKSDLYTWGLRIDGPDFYREITPVEVDITNQAPVATGESMVLSKDDSNTEVDLNNYFKDANNDPLTYALAEGGSERKLGDAVIEGNILRWSSLHTGSSSIKVTATDSEGASVTADIQLQIHSLREKVLLYTGLGLFAAGGIFALYWFVLKPKPVFRGRLEGYFLATANGEDIPVTNWPLTSLERRKVSLSELFDRMDIGVKVPESGRIWLEAGKKETLLVRHDTNCTVVRGRTPVKPRHTEALEYNQKLYITFEDGVTEIEIRYKAIKPSTNIYVGQKKDPQQAMG; encoded by the coding sequence ATGATATTAATTAAATGCAAAAAAATACTGCTTTCCCTATTGGTGATTAGCATTTTAATTCCAGCAGGGAACATTGGCAGCATCTATGCGGAATCATCTGTCAAGACCCACGCGTATGAAGGGCTCGATGCCATGTTTGTCCTGGATGTTAGCTACTCTATGAATGAGACCGACAAAGATCGCATCGCCGAAGAAGTTATACATATGTTTATGGATATGAGTAGTGGACCTAAGACCCGATTGGGATTCGTAGCTTATAATGATCAAATCACTTCATCCGTACCCCTAATGGATATATCATCCTCTGGGGCACGAAATAACCTTCGTAGTCGTGTTGATGGCTTAAAACGCTCAGGGTATACCGATCTTGGACTTGGCTTGCGCCGAGGTGCGAGCTTGCTTGAACAGTCCCAGACGGACAAACGAAAGCCCTTTATGATTTTGCTTTCTGACGGGGAAACGGATTTGCGTGGCTCGTCGAGCAGAACACCAGCTGATTCTTCCAAAGATGTGGACAAGGTGATTGAGATGGCTCAAAAAGCGGATTATCCCATCTATACCGTCGGACTAAACCGCGATGGTACGGTTAACCCTGCTGAACTGGAGCGGATAGCTCAGGAGACGGGTGGATCTTCCTTTATCACAGGTAGCGCAGATGACTTGCCTGAAATTTTCAACCGGATTTTTGCAGATCAGATTCAATCTGTTCTTGTATCTGTGGCGGCAGTAACAGCAACAGGTGCAATGCAGGAGGTAACTGTGGACATTCCCAATTCAAGCATGGCGGATGCCAACATTATCATGCTCTCTGATCATGCTGTCTCTGAAGCTCAGCTCTATTATCAGTCCAGCAATGTCAGCTTCATCCGATCTGATAAATATGCTCTAATGAAGATCATTCGTCCGGTCAAAGGACAATTCAAGCTAAAATTCAAGGGGCGCAGCGGAGATTTGGTAAAAATCAATCTACTTGGCAACTACAACGTGTCTGCGGTTGCACATATGGCAACGGAACAGCCAGTGAAGGGGAAAAGCATCACATTTGAAGCCTCTCTCTACGATCAGGCTGTGGACCCTAAACCCATTCAGGATTTGAATGTTTACAAGGGACTTGAAGCAGAACTCATTGTGACCCCGTCTGATGGGAAAACAGAGCGCATTCCTTTGACCAATACAGGCAGCGGATTTACGGGAAAATACACTTTTCCAAAATCGGATCTATACACATGGGGTCTTCGAATTGATGGTCCTGACTTTTATCGGGAGATCACTCCCGTTGAAGTAGATATTACGAATCAGGCCCCCGTAGCAACCGGGGAGTCCATGGTGTTATCCAAAGACGATAGCAATACAGAGGTTGACCTAAACAACTATTTTAAGGATGCCAATAATGATCCATTAACGTATGCCCTCGCAGAAGGTGGGAGTGAGCGCAAACTCGGAGATGCCGTCATTGAAGGCAATATACTGCGTTGGTCTTCGCTTCACACCGGTAGTTCATCTATCAAGGTGACTGCAACGGATTCCGAAGGCGCGAGTGTAACCGCAGACATTCAGTTGCAAATTCATTCTTTACGCGAAAAGGTACTGCTATATACGGGACTCGGTCTCTTCGCAGCCGGGGGAATCTTCGCCCTGTATTGGTTCGTGCTGAAACCAAAACCTGTATTTCGCGGAAGATTGGAAGGATACTTCCTGGCCACTGCAAACGGAGAAGATATTCCCGTGACGAATTGGCCACTGACTTCATTGGAGCGACGAAAAGTAAGTCTCAGTGAACTATTTGATCGAATGGACATTGGGGTTAAGGTACCAGAGTCAGGACGAATCTGGCTGGAAGCTGGTAAAAAAGAAACGTTATTGGTAAGGCATGACACGAACTGTACAGTCGTTCGGGGACGAACACCAGTGAAGCCCAGACATACAGAAGCTCTGGAGTATAATCAAAAATTGTATATTACGTTTGAGGATGGAGTCACGGAGATTGAAATTCGGTACAAAGCCATCAAACCAAGTACCAATATCTATGTAGGACAAAAGAAAGACCCACAGCAGGCCATGGGATAA
- a CDS encoding FAD-dependent oxidoreductase, protein MGIEREKRSDIVIIGGGLGGTAAALAAAKAGQRVLLTEETDWLGGQLTSQAVPPDEHRWIEQSGSTASYREFRSRVRDYYKRNYPLTDAAKSNPVLNPGNGWVSRLAHEPKVALAVLHEMLAPYVNTGRIEVLYHTVPVHVATASDRVTGVTVREGNSGGMCTLRGAYYLDATECGDLLPLAGVEHVSGAESRRDTGEPHALEDADPLDMQSITHVAAVDYVAGGDFTIPRPRDYDYWRQYVPSFSLYPILSWYASDANDTSKLKEFTMFPNDQGITSLWDYRRIVDPAIWTEPLNDGEVTLLNWALNDYYAGPIIGVSPEERERHLEGARQLTLSLVYWLQTAAPRLDGGQGYPGVRLRGDVLGTEDGLAKAPYIRESRRIRGVYTITEQDVSKELRGAEGAKRYEDSVGVGSYHLDLHPTTVSQRTFYIPNHPYEIPLGALIPVRVKNLLPACKNISMTQIANGCYRLHPTEWNIGEAAGTLAAYAITQQVEPSEVRASAEHLHAYQAQLIRQGVQLHWTDAELAGEC, encoded by the coding sequence ATGGGAATTGAAAGGGAGAAACGCAGTGATATCGTCATTATTGGCGGTGGTCTTGGCGGGACAGCGGCTGCACTGGCTGCAGCCAAGGCAGGGCAACGGGTGCTTTTGACGGAAGAGACGGACTGGCTCGGCGGTCAATTAACATCCCAGGCGGTGCCGCCGGATGAGCACCGCTGGATTGAACAATCTGGCAGTACAGCATCGTACCGTGAGTTCCGCAGCCGGGTCAGAGATTACTACAAACGGAACTACCCGCTTACGGATGCTGCCAAGAGCAACCCTGTTCTCAACCCCGGTAATGGCTGGGTGAGCCGCCTGGCACATGAGCCGAAGGTCGCGCTTGCCGTTTTGCATGAAATGTTGGCCCCTTACGTGAATACCGGCCGGATCGAGGTGCTCTATCATACCGTGCCAGTTCATGTGGCTACAGCAAGTGACAGAGTGACAGGTGTGACTGTGCGTGAAGGGAATAGTGGGGGAATGTGTACGCTCCGGGGTGCCTATTATCTGGATGCCACAGAATGCGGCGATCTGCTTCCCCTTGCCGGAGTAGAGCATGTAAGTGGGGCGGAATCTCGACGGGATACGGGTGAGCCACATGCCCTGGAAGATGCGGACCCGCTAGACATGCAGTCGATTACCCATGTGGCGGCTGTGGATTATGTAGCGGGTGGAGACTTCACGATCCCTCGTCCGAGGGATTATGATTACTGGCGTCAGTATGTTCCCTCGTTCTCACTCTATCCGATCCTGAGCTGGTACGCTTCGGATGCCAATGATACCTCCAAGCTGAAGGAGTTCACGATGTTCCCGAATGATCAGGGCATAACCTCCCTGTGGGATTATCGGCGGATCGTTGACCCGGCTATCTGGACAGAGCCACTGAATGATGGTGAAGTCACGCTGCTCAACTGGGCACTGAACGATTATTACGCCGGGCCAATCATTGGCGTATCGCCGGAGGAACGAGAGCGGCATCTGGAAGGGGCGAGGCAGCTAACCCTATCCTTGGTATACTGGCTTCAGACAGCAGCTCCCCGCCTGGACGGCGGACAGGGTTATCCGGGCGTAAGGCTGCGTGGAGATGTGCTCGGTACAGAGGACGGTCTCGCAAAAGCCCCGTATATTCGGGAATCACGGCGAATACGGGGCGTATATACCATTACTGAACAGGATGTGAGCAAGGAATTGCGCGGAGCAGAGGGAGCCAAACGTTACGAGGACAGTGTGGGTGTCGGCAGTTACCATCTGGATCTCCATCCAACAACCGTGAGCCAGCGAACTTTTTATATACCGAACCATCCCTATGAGATTCCGCTGGGTGCACTCATCCCGGTGCGAGTCAAGAACTTGCTCCCGGCTTGCAAAAATATCTCCATGACCCAGATTGCGAACGGTTGTTACCGTCTGCATCCCACCGAATGGAATATTGGCGAGGCTGCTGGTACCCTTGCGGCTTATGCCATTACACAGCAAGTTGAACCCTCAGAGGTGAGGGCTTCGGCGGAGCACCTTCATGCTTATCAGGCACAGCTAATTCGGCAGGGTGTTCAGCTTCATTGGACAGATGCAGAGCTCGCAGGGGAGTGTTAG
- a CDS encoding transcriptional regulator: MDIINQTNRTMLFEEINPEKLDLITIVGDVKGIDSLSDDKIKEINEHLLVRSFDEFLDKFSPSVYSFFNAVNQKVMYTLKKPEGIPDEAVSEIKIDHSNDFLRMLFTLIDTKRSQGITNVDFKFENLLDMISPKKVMDDIRQVRKEIHYMYGQHEKLDDGDPKKLDIGDKLNVMFEDASRNYNNVMAMLPLAIEDIKTRLLLGRAQEETSSEAIQVGQLTIGESGELKIIEAPKSDNNELMLLDEATSTDLTQVFAEDYDSLSETPSPYVQDLVVRTFCPLPAVQSEVDTAVEVQNYNTYLEFYKNAKDDFVKTVKPLVEKILGVKMFFDQYAIKNKGMLPSMLISNAKLDMLVKSSNIPRLETYLNTVNAKNDFTDTIWFGIVPSVELENTGQVKVSRARFRGNEKVVKQDGNSMESLAMLLQVVKDYKVQVFFSFESGEETTFSSMATAGIDKYIDKCSVLTRKEYSEFAIPSAPNFTIIPKEKSGVVIDSRMLQTENGVELSKEKEDILKLWIEGVYVGASYVSAGIVAAYQCPEYLKGAFKNVNRDYPGVRFDIEAGDNSLRVVTTMTKEISGFTNTIKDLINRKNFGFIFSSENAQIQDSDIKRITVYKARSMAMSEDGFDSLYKTLVSTYIERLLRFQTGDFKHENIVKFFSNNPSSQKSRWLGTRGSINSIIQEGDDMSFIIDEKSNMCHIDLVFNGNVKNLEVMITKGTSAMKV; the protein is encoded by the coding sequence ATGGACATTATTAATCAAACGAACCGAACGATGCTTTTTGAAGAAATTAATCCCGAGAAGTTGGACTTGATCACCATTGTCGGTGATGTGAAGGGCATCGACAGTCTGAGTGACGATAAGATCAAGGAGATTAACGAACATTTGCTTGTTCGCAGCTTCGATGAGTTCCTGGACAAGTTCTCACCTAGCGTGTACTCCTTTTTCAATGCGGTAAACCAGAAAGTCATGTATACGCTTAAAAAGCCGGAAGGTATCCCGGACGAAGCCGTCTCGGAGATCAAGATCGACCATAGTAACGACTTTCTGAGAATGCTGTTCACCCTGATTGATACCAAACGCAGTCAAGGTATTACGAACGTTGATTTCAAGTTTGAAAATCTGCTTGATATGATTTCACCGAAAAAAGTTATGGATGACATTCGTCAGGTACGGAAGGAAATCCATTACATGTATGGTCAGCATGAAAAGCTGGATGATGGCGATCCGAAGAAGCTGGATATCGGAGATAAGCTGAACGTCATGTTTGAAGATGCAAGCCGGAACTATAACAATGTCATGGCCATGCTTCCACTCGCCATTGAAGATATTAAGACCCGTTTGTTGCTGGGCCGCGCCCAAGAAGAAACTTCTTCCGAAGCGATTCAGGTAGGGCAACTTACGATTGGTGAGAGCGGAGAATTGAAAATTATCGAAGCTCCGAAGAGTGATAACAACGAGCTGATGCTTCTTGATGAAGCAACAAGCACCGATTTGACGCAAGTATTTGCCGAAGATTACGATTCACTTTCCGAGACACCTTCGCCGTATGTACAGGATCTGGTGGTCCGCACATTCTGCCCGCTTCCTGCGGTACAGTCTGAAGTGGATACAGCTGTAGAAGTGCAGAATTACAATACATACCTGGAGTTTTACAAAAACGCCAAGGATGATTTTGTGAAAACGGTAAAACCGCTGGTCGAGAAAATATTGGGTGTCAAAATGTTCTTTGACCAATATGCGATTAAGAATAAAGGCATGCTTCCTTCCATGCTGATCTCCAATGCCAAACTGGATATGCTCGTCAAGAGCAGTAATATTCCGCGGCTTGAGACATATCTCAACACTGTCAACGCGAAGAATGATTTTACCGATACGATCTGGTTCGGTATCGTTCCTTCCGTAGAACTGGAAAATACAGGCCAAGTCAAAGTCAGCCGTGCCCGTTTCCGTGGTAACGAGAAAGTGGTTAAACAAGACGGAAATAGCATGGAATCTCTGGCAATGCTTCTTCAGGTCGTTAAGGATTATAAGGTGCAGGTGTTCTTCAGCTTTGAATCCGGGGAAGAAACCACCTTCAGCAGTATGGCTACCGCAGGTATTGATAAATATATCGATAAATGTTCAGTGTTGACCCGCAAGGAATACAGCGAGTTTGCCATTCCGAGTGCTCCAAACTTCACGATTATTCCCAAGGAGAAATCGGGTGTCGTTATCGACAGTCGCATGCTTCAGACGGAGAATGGTGTGGAACTTTCCAAGGAGAAGGAAGACATTCTGAAACTGTGGATTGAAGGCGTGTATGTTGGAGCGTCCTATGTATCTGCAGGGATTGTTGCTGCATATCAATGTCCGGAATACCTGAAAGGGGCTTTCAAGAACGTCAACCGTGATTATCCAGGTGTGCGTTTTGACATTGAGGCAGGGGACAACAGCTTGCGTGTTGTAACAACGATGACCAAAGAAATTTCCGGATTTACAAATACGATCAAGGATTTGATTAACCGGAAAAACTTTGGATTTATTTTCTCATCGGAAAATGCCCAAATCCAGGATAGCGACATCAAACGGATTACGGTCTATAAAGCGAGAAGCATGGCGATGTCCGAAGATGGTTTCGATTCCTTATACAAAACACTTGTTAGTACTTACATTGAGCGCTTGCTCCGTTTCCAAACCGGTGATTTCAAGCATGAAAATATCGTCAAATTCTTCAGCAACAATCCGAGCAGTCAGAAGAGCCGGTGGCTGGGAACTCGAGGGTCGATCAATTCGATCATTCAGGAAGGTGACGACATGAGCTTTATCATCGATGAAAAGAGCAACATGTGCCACATTGACCTGGTATTCAACGGCAACGTGAAGAACTTGGAGGTCATGATTACCAAAGGCACTAGTGCGATGAAAGTGTAA
- a CDS encoding N-acetylmannosamine-6-phosphate 2-epimerase, with product MTKRVLEKLHLGLIVSCQALADEPLHGAAMMARMAAAAEEGGAAGIRANGAADVRAIKQTVSLPVIGIVKRNYPDSAVYITPTLREIDELLEAGADIIAFDATRQGRPENHTLEQITAYLNENGMASMADISILEEAIYAESLGVSCVSTTLSGYTPYSRQQEGPNLELLGMCAQRLKIPVIAEGRISRPSHVEEALDLGAYAVVVGSAITRPQLITRQFAAVTRKARIKSNGDE from the coding sequence CTGACAAAGAGAGTGCTGGAGAAACTGCATTTGGGGCTGATCGTTTCCTGCCAGGCGCTGGCTGATGAACCGCTGCATGGCGCGGCGATGATGGCCCGTATGGCGGCTGCTGCGGAGGAAGGAGGGGCTGCTGGTATTCGGGCGAATGGGGCAGCAGATGTGCGTGCGATCAAGCAGACTGTCTCGTTGCCGGTTATTGGCATCGTGAAGCGCAATTACCCGGATTCTGCTGTATATATCACCCCAACCCTCAGGGAAATTGACGAGCTGCTGGAGGCCGGAGCGGATATCATTGCATTTGATGCGACCCGCCAGGGCAGGCCGGAAAATCATACATTGGAGCAAATCACCGCCTATCTGAACGAAAATGGAATGGCTTCCATGGCGGACATTTCCATTCTGGAGGAAGCTATATATGCTGAGTCACTTGGAGTCAGCTGTGTTTCGACTACCCTATCGGGTTATACACCGTATTCCCGGCAGCAGGAAGGACCAAATTTGGAGCTGCTGGGGATGTGCGCACAGCGGTTGAAGATTCCGGTTATTGCCGAAGGGCGGATTAGTAGGCCATCTCATGTGGAAGAGGCGCTTGATCTGGGAGCATACGCTGTTGTAGTGGGCTCCGCAATAACCCGGCCACAGCTAATTACCCGACAGTTCGCAGCAGTGACCAGAAAAGCGAGGATAAAGAGTAATGGAGATGAATGA
- a CDS encoding ROK family protein gives MLQVIGVDIGGTGIKGLVINEAGVVLVKATCATEARLGRKAILGQLRELVSELLSSCGEVKALGIASAGRVNVKTGEVIHATSNLPGWQRMPLTEWATGEFGLPSTADNDANAALLGEAWLGTGRGKQNLVMLTLGTGVGGANMAFGRMLRGADWRGGDWGHSVLVPDGRPCNCGKRGCVEQYISGSALLRLALEEKGNTYTHGREIMTAAGQGEEAALYILERYIADLALVIANIAASVDPELIIVGGGVTQDQAIWWPMLTTKLHSVGLTDRVAVAELGNWAGCFGAAQLGLERLREDGVGWSEGSDREETKHGN, from the coding sequence ATGCTGCAGGTCATTGGCGTGGATATAGGAGGCACAGGCATCAAGGGGCTTGTGATCAATGAAGCCGGAGTTGTTCTGGTGAAAGCTACGTGTGCAACAGAGGCCCGGTTAGGTCGGAAGGCCATACTTGGCCAACTGCGCGAGTTAGTAAGTGAACTGTTGTCTAGCTGTGGAGAAGTGAAGGCACTGGGTATCGCCTCGGCAGGAAGGGTGAATGTGAAAACAGGTGAAGTGATCCACGCAACGAGCAATTTACCTGGCTGGCAGCGAATGCCGCTGACAGAGTGGGCAACAGGGGAATTTGGCCTGCCTTCGACTGCCGATAACGATGCCAATGCTGCACTGCTTGGCGAGGCATGGCTTGGTACCGGTCGCGGCAAGCAGAACCTGGTTATGTTGACACTCGGAACCGGGGTAGGTGGAGCCAATATGGCATTTGGCAGGATGCTGCGGGGTGCAGACTGGCGCGGTGGGGATTGGGGGCACAGTGTGCTGGTGCCTGACGGTCGGCCTTGCAATTGTGGCAAACGCGGCTGTGTGGAACAATACATTTCCGGTAGTGCATTACTGCGGCTTGCGCTGGAGGAGAAGGGTAACACGTATACCCATGGACGAGAGATTATGACCGCTGCAGGCCAGGGAGAAGAAGCGGCCCTATACATTCTGGAGCGTTACATAGCTGATTTGGCTTTGGTTATTGCGAATATCGCTGCCTCGGTAGATCCGGAATTGATTATTGTTGGCGGCGGAGTGACCCAAGATCAGGCGATATGGTGGCCGATGCTTACCACAAAGCTGCACAGTGTCGGGTTAACAGACCGGGTTGCAGTAGCTGAACTTGGTAACTGGGCAGGCTGTTTCGGGGCGGCGCAGCTGGGCTTGGAACGTCTGCGTGAGGACGGCGTTGGCTGGTCTGAAGGCAGTGACAGGGAGGAGACAAAGCATGGGAATTGA
- a CDS encoding FHA domain-containing protein, whose product MSLTRCGNGHMFSTRRHGNTCPYCNLAVESPAASNGEAAGAIPRAPRTAEDDRTMPYLGETTGIEPVTGWMVCIEGPQMGQDYRIMAEKNFIGRSEEMHVRILGDNTISRRNHAVIVYDPKKRNFYLLPGDASGLAYHNNEAVYSPVELAAYDVIQLGRSKFIFIPLCGVHFEWEQQ is encoded by the coding sequence ATGAGTCTGACTAGATGTGGAAACGGACATATGTTCAGTACGAGACGGCACGGCAATACATGTCCATATTGCAATCTGGCCGTTGAATCGCCAGCTGCCAGCAATGGTGAGGCAGCGGGTGCAATCCCGCGCGCACCTCGTACGGCAGAGGATGACAGAACGATGCCATACCTGGGCGAAACGACAGGAATTGAACCGGTAACGGGTTGGATGGTGTGCATCGAGGGTCCGCAGATGGGCCAGGATTATCGAATAATGGCTGAAAAGAACTTTATTGGACGTTCGGAAGAGATGCATGTTCGCATCCTCGGAGATAACACGATTTCTCGGCGTAATCATGCGGTGATTGTGTACGATCCCAAAAAGCGGAATTTCTATTTGCTGCCCGGCGATGCTTCTGGCCTCGCATATCACAACAATGAAGCAGTCTATTCTCCGGTGGAACTGGCTGCCTACGATGTTATTCAATTGGGACGCAGCAAATTCATTTTCATTCCATTGTGCGGTGTGCACTTTGAATGGGAGCAACAGTGA
- a CDS encoding FHA domain-containing protein, with amino-acid sequence MEVKRGRSVLTMGLDACVAMISLAVLYYIFIINRDMSAQWVTGIIVVLSGGAYLYFKYMPATKAEKKKLSSRVVKLVLLDDDGTSVKEWYIQGETSVLIGKSSKNSEADIDLSDTPYASLISSQHAVLNKASGQWFIEDIDSASGVGVRKGNQSRASKLEIEEPSLIEAGDLIYIANTRILVK; translated from the coding sequence ATGGAAGTGAAACGAGGAAGGTCGGTATTGACGATGGGGCTTGACGCTTGCGTCGCCATGATTTCGTTAGCCGTGCTCTATTACATATTTATCATCAACCGGGATATGAGTGCCCAATGGGTAACTGGAATTATCGTGGTCCTCTCTGGAGGAGCATACCTGTATTTTAAATACATGCCAGCCACCAAGGCGGAAAAGAAGAAATTGTCTTCACGTGTCGTGAAGCTCGTCCTCCTGGACGACGACGGCACAAGTGTGAAGGAATGGTATATTCAGGGCGAAACGAGTGTTTTGATCGGGAAAAGTTCGAAGAACAGCGAGGCTGACATTGATCTGTCTGATACACCCTATGCGTCTCTCATTAGCTCGCAGCACGCCGTATTAAACAAAGCCTCGGGTCAATGGTTTATCGAGGATATCGACTCGGCCAGTGGGGTAGGTGTACGTAAAGGAAATCAAAGCAGAGCATCCAAATTGGAAATCGAAGAACCAAGCCTGATTGAGGCAGGGGACTTAATTTATATTGCCAATACCCGCATTTTGGTGAAATAA